The Methylomarinum vadi genome has a window encoding:
- a CDS encoding integron integrase encodes MSREEIELIFDHLDGPVDLNLIAKLLYGCGLRLFECLNLRVQCFNFDAGILTVHDGKGQKDRTVPLPQTLIPELKQQLRKVAALHETDLKTNYAGAFLPDQLGRKYKNAAKEFVWQWFFPQPSLTLITETQERKRYHIHESVVQKAIKRAVNDAKINKRATAHTFRHSFASHLLEANYDIRTIQELLGHSDVRTTMIYTHTVQSRTLKQAKSPLDFDAE; translated from the coding sequence TTGTCCCGCGAAGAAATCGAATTGATTTTCGATCATCTCGACGGACCGGTGGACCTAAACCTAATCGCCAAGCTTTTATATGGTTGCGGACTCCGGCTTTTCGAATGTTTGAATCTACGCGTTCAGTGTTTTAATTTCGATGCGGGTATTTTGACCGTTCATGATGGCAAAGGCCAAAAGGATCGGACGGTTCCGTTACCTCAAACATTAATACCGGAATTAAAACAACAGTTACGGAAAGTTGCCGCGTTACATGAAACCGATTTGAAAACCAATTATGCCGGCGCGTTCTTGCCTGATCAGTTAGGAAGAAAATATAAAAATGCCGCCAAGGAATTCGTCTGGCAATGGTTTTTTCCGCAACCCTCGTTAACTCTGATTACCGAAACTCAAGAACGTAAGCGCTATCATATCCATGAGTCGGTGGTGCAAAAAGCGATCAAGCGCGCGGTGAATGATGCAAAAATAAACAAACGGGCAACCGCCCATACGTTCCGGCACTCTTTTGCCAGCCATTTATTGGAAGCCAACTATGACATTCGTACGATTCAGGAATTACTGGGCCACAGCGATGTCAGAACCACGATGATCTATACCCATACCGTACAAAGCAGGACGCTTAAGCAAGCAAAAAGCCCTTTGGATTTTGATGCCGAATAA
- a CDS encoding IS256 family transposase has translation MVHSNVINLNKLEQNDPLQEVLRDGARKMLEVAIEAEVKAFIDQHSGLKTDEGKAAVVRNGYLPERSIQTGLGDIEVKVPKVRDRSGSGIKFNSRLVPPYLKRSKNIEEFLPWLYLRGISTGDFPETLKHLLGSDAPGLSAATISRLKQDWEHHYRDWTRRDLSNKRYVYVWADGIYSNVRMDDRLCLLVIIGSDETGRKELIALVDGYRESAASWEEVLMDLRQRGLSTDPKLAIGDGALGFWKAVAKLWPQTDQQRCWVHKTANVLEKLPKAMQPKVKEALHNIWQAETREAAYQAFDHCLERFSPKYPKAMECLAKDKASMLAFYDYPAENWQHIRTTNPIESVFATVRLRTTKTKNCGSRITTLAMAFKLIETAQRRWFRLRGYKHLADVITGVKFVDGIKQTGDQKQDAA, from the coding sequence ATGGTACATAGTAATGTCATCAACCTGAATAAGCTAGAGCAAAATGATCCGTTGCAAGAAGTGTTGCGAGACGGTGCCCGTAAAATGCTGGAGGTAGCGATTGAAGCGGAAGTAAAAGCCTTTATTGATCAGCATAGCGGGCTGAAGACCGACGAAGGTAAGGCAGCGGTCGTTAGAAATGGTTATTTGCCTGAACGTTCAATTCAAACAGGGCTGGGTGATATTGAAGTCAAAGTCCCGAAGGTTCGGGATCGATCCGGTTCGGGGATCAAGTTTAACAGTCGCTTGGTGCCGCCATATTTGAAGCGAAGCAAGAACATCGAGGAATTTCTGCCTTGGCTGTATTTGCGAGGAATCTCGACGGGAGATTTCCCGGAGACCTTAAAACACCTATTGGGATCGGACGCTCCTGGCTTATCCGCTGCGACGATCAGTCGGCTCAAGCAGGATTGGGAGCATCACTATCGGGACTGGACGCGTCGGGATCTGAGTAATAAACGATATGTGTATGTCTGGGCCGATGGTATTTACAGCAACGTCAGAATGGATGATCGACTCTGTCTACTAGTCATCATTGGTTCCGATGAAACGGGGCGCAAAGAACTCATCGCCTTAGTCGATGGCTACCGGGAATCGGCTGCGAGCTGGGAAGAGGTGTTGATGGATTTAAGGCAGCGTGGCCTCTCTACGGACCCGAAATTAGCGATTGGAGATGGCGCTCTCGGTTTCTGGAAAGCCGTCGCTAAGCTTTGGCCGCAGACCGACCAGCAACGCTGTTGGGTGCATAAGACAGCCAATGTACTGGAGAAATTGCCCAAAGCCATGCAACCCAAGGTTAAAGAGGCGTTGCACAATATCTGGCAAGCCGAGACGCGGGAGGCGGCCTATCAAGCCTTTGATCACTGCCTCGAACGGTTTAGTCCGAAATACCCGAAGGCTATGGAATGCTTGGCAAAAGACAAAGCCTCGATGTTGGCATTTTATGATTATCCTGCTGAAAACTGGCAGCATATTCGAACGACCAACCCGATCGAGTCCGTCTTTGCTACGGTGAGATTGAGAACGACTAAGACCAAGAATTGCGGCAGCCGGATAACCACGTTGGCGATGGCGTTTAAACTGATCGAAACAGCCCAGAGAAGATGGTTTCGGCTTAGGGGCTATAAACATTTAGCCGATGTGATTACCGGCGTGAAATTCGTCGACGGTATTAAACAAACGGGAGATCAAAAACAGGACGCCGCTTGA